TGACAGTCAGGAGCATAGGGACTCTCCTTTAGAATGCAACAGATCTCGGTTATATAGCTTTTCTAGCGCGTGAAATTAATAAGAAATCGTAGGTTGGTCGACCAACCAATTGTTGTTTTGCATATTGAACTCACATTCAGGTTTGATTCCATAGCCTTAGAGCAAGCTTAACATTAACTGTGATTGATTGGCTTACTCCTTCACGATAGAGTAGTTTTAGCCACTTCAAATAAGGGAGTTCGTGTGAGCTTTCAAGATTTTCTTGAGGACTACTGGGGGGCAGGATTACGGCCACAGCATTACGATGATTGGAGCAAGAAAAAACTAGGTTGCTTTCTGGAAATTCTCACAGACAATTATCTCTTTCATCAGGGAGGGCCAGCATTGGATCATCTTGAAAGCCTCAAAGAGATCTACCCACTGCTTGCCCATGGAGTTGGCTTAAATATTGGGAGTGTAGAGCCCTTCGATGATGCCTATCTAAAGCGTTTAAAGGGGTTCTTACAAAGGTTCCAGCCGAAGATTATATCGGACCATTGCTGCTTCATTGGGGTTGGGCAGCGTTATGCGTTTGATCTTCTACCGCTTCCTAGGAATCAATCATCCTTAGCAATTATGAAAAAGAAATTAGACTATCTACAAGACTATTTGGATAGACGCTTCTCTATAGAAAATGTCTCCCGTTATATTAGTTACGAATCTGATGAAATGGGTGAAATAGAGTTTCTCGTAGAGGTCAGCCGATCAACTGGTTGTGGGATACTTCTTGATGTCAATAACCTCTATGTATCGTCACGGAATGAGGGATTTTCATGGCAGGACGAACTGAAGCAACTTGAGCCCTCCATGGTTACCCAATATCATATCGCAGGGCATCAAGACTTCACGGACTATCTGTTTGACTCCCACGATCAGATCATCAAAACTGATGTTTGGCAGGTTTTGAAGGAAGCTTGGAGAGCTGTTGGTAGTCATCCGGTTATCCTTGAGAGAGATGATGATGCACCTTGGTCAGAGCTTGCTGAAAATTGGAGGCCATATGTTCAGCTTGGATGATAGCCTAAAGCAACTGAAGAGGCAGCAAGAAGCTCTTGTGGCTGCAATTCAGTCAGATCCCAGTGAGCCAAACCACGTGATAGAGCAAGGCCTGAAAGATGCTGGGATCTCGCTGACCTCACAGCCTCATCGACTCGATATTTATCGCAGTGACTACTACGCAAGGCTTGTAAGCGTCGCCAAGGAAGGAATACTTGCTCCCTTGGTGAGGGTTGTGGAAGGTGATGAGCTGTGGCTTTTGCTGCGGGATTACTTGATTCAGTACCCTTGCGAAAATTCCCAGCTGGACTATGTATATGACAACTTCCCTAACTATATAAGAAGTTTAGGAGAAAATTCTGGTTTAAGTCAACTCGCTGACTGGGTTTCGGTCACCATTCGCTACTGGCACCTCACATGGGCACTCAATGGTCATGACACAAGGCCTCTGTACAGGAATCAGGAAGACTTGGATCATGTCTTCCTGCGGTCAGGTTGCGCGCTCCTTGAGGCCGGCCATCCCTTGCCATGGGCAAAGCTATTCGGAGTTAGTGATCAAGAAACTTGCCTCGGGTTAGCATTTGCTAGAGTTAAGGATCAACCAGGGGTTTTGCCTCTGTCTATTGAATTTAATGACTTCGCCGAATCTCTTTTGCAGCGTGCCTCAGTGCAAGTAGCCCTAGAGACTTTGGAAGATCAGAAATGTTCCGCCGATGAAGTGACCAGAGTTCTCTCGGCGATGGTTAGCCACAATCTAATTGTGGAGTCGCCATGAAGAATCTTGTCGCGCGAACAGTTCGTGCTTACTTAGGTCATCGCTGTTTGGCTGACTCTACCGAGACGGTTAAACTAGGGGGACAAGTCTATTTTCCTCCAGGTGATGTTGCCATGAGGTTTTTTACAGAAAAACATCAGGAGCATCTCTGCATATGGAAAGGAATGTCACACTACTTTGATGTTGTCATAGACGGCGAGTCTTACCCTGAGCTGGCTTGGAAGTACATAGAAACGAAACACGAAGCGAAGCAGATCCAAGACTTAATCTGTTTCTCTAGCAAGGTTAAAGTTCGAGCTGGATGGCGATGGCTGGGACGTTCCAAACTCTCCCGGCGTTGATGCGGAATCTATTGCCTAGTCAAGTTGAATTCTCGGCTAGGTGACAAAGTTAACAACGCCGAGGCTTCAACTTGACTAGGCACTAGTCTTGATTAAGGCTTATTGCTCTGAGTTGCTCGCAAATCTTATCATCTTTCAAACAAGCAAAGATATGTATATGTTCAGCGGGGGCACTCTTGGCCCTTAAGGTTGCTATCCTCTGGTCTAGGAACACGTTTCGATTAGTGCTCGGTAGGTTGACGACTTGCTCGATAGTTGCTCGGAACGAGGGGTCATCTCTCGTCATTTGAACCAATCTAATAAAGTCTGGGTTTTGACCAGGATTGCTTTGGTCTGAAGTAAATAGTCTTTTAATAAACTGAAGCATAGGTACCTACTAGGCGCGTAAATACGAAATATCGGCAGTCCTAGGCTGGAGCTTGAAGCTGAATCAAAAGTCTAATATTTTCAGTAATATGAAGCTGGATGCTTGCGACGTCTAACTTCTGAGGAAGCAGTATATCACGAGCAGACACAGACAGACTAATGCAGTCAAAACATGGTTTGCTGATTAAGTCTAGATTTAAATAGGGGGCATATATAAAAAAACCAGCACCTTAATGCTGGTTTAGTATGCTTACCAACGGTTTCCGCCGCCGCGAGGGCCTCCACCTCGGTTGTCACGAGGCTTGTCCTGGGCTTCGTTCACCTTGACTGTTCTGCCATCAAGGCTCTGACCATCCATCTCAGCAATGGCTTGTGATGCGGCATCAGCTTCTGCGAACGTTACGAAACCGAATCCACGAGATCGGCCTGTTTCCCGGTCAGTGATGACTTTTGCATCCACGACTTCACCGAATCTCTCGAATGCCTCACGTAGACCTTCGTTATCAGTGTTCCAACTAATTCCACCAACGAAAACTTTCTTACTCATAAAAAAACTCTTAACTTAGCGCACCATGATGATGCTCGATAACCTCTGCACAAACGGGGAAATCCACTGTTTGCGCCCCAAATGGGTTTTTCTATAATATAGAGACCCTAAAGGACCGTTACATGATATAACGTTTGAGAGCAACTAAAAAGCATTCCTTGAGCGGTAGCCTGGTTTCAATGACATGGTTATTGGCCTTCCAAGGGCCCCAGAGGGTACTTCTAAGCTAAGGAAACCCCTCCCTAATTAGCGAGTCTTTTGTTTGAATTTAAAATCGATGTAGGAAAAATTTTTTTTGCGATTACGGCTTCTTTTTGTCATCGAGGCTGGGTAGTTATGCCGGGCTTCTGAGTGCGACTGCTTCACCCCGGATCGTTTCACTTCTTCTAGTCGCCTATTTTCCTATTTAAAATTCGACCGCTAAGGCTTACCATCTAAGTCAATACGACAACTAGGTTGATAGGTGACGAGATGGTGGTTCGCACGTTAGTCCGCTATGGGATTGGTCTTATCGTCTCTATTCCAAGTTCTGCCACCAATGCTAAGCCACCAGAGGAGTCTGCCCCTCGTCTTGAGGAACCAGAATTTATTGAGCAACTCGATCCTGAAAGGCTCCATGTTTTGGGCAGCCGGATCAAAAGAATTGACCAAGAGCAGAGCTCCCCTTTGATGGTGCTGGATCGGGATATGTTGGAGTCATCAGGGGTGATCAGTTTGGGAGAAATATTCCGAAAATCGGCACTACTTAGCCCACGCGGAAATTTTAGTGGGGACTCCACGAGGATTGCTGCCGGAGCATCACGGTTGGACATCCTAGGTCTAGGTGCATCGCGAACCCTGGTTCTTTTGAATGGTAAACGGCTCCCTCAAGTTCCCGGAGAGGAAAGTGTGAACGTGGATAACATACCTCTTGCCTTAGTGGAGAGAGTGGAAATTCTCTCTGGAGGAGCTTCCGCAGTCTACGGTGCCGATGCGATAGCTGGAGTTGTAAACGTAGTCTTAAAAAAAGACTTCACGGGAACCGAAGTGACAGGATTTCTCAGCCAAACGGAAGATGGCGGGGGTGATGAATTGGAGTTGGCATTAAGTCAGGGTCTAGCGTGGGGAGGATCGTCTCGGTTGGTGCTCAGTCTGGGAATTCGGCGACGTAGCTCTATATCAAAGCGTGATCGAGACCTAGCGTTTGCAGACGATAGCCGGCAATACACCGTTTACAACCCACCTCCGGGCACTTGGAGCTATCAGCCTGTAATTGATGGTTCCGAAGGGCTTGAGTATGGCAATTGGCAAACAAGTGCGAACTGCCCGAACTCTAATCGAGTAGCCACAGTTCCATCGCAACCAAACGATGTTTACTGTGCTGGCCTGAGGCGCGACATTGATATCGAATTGATCCCAGAAAAAGACGAAAAGTTCCTGACAGCTCAGTTCGAAACAAGTGTAAGCGACTCACTAAGCCTTCGAGCATGGGCGAGCTATCACGACTCTCAAAACCAAACTGAGCAGGGTCAATTCATGGTGATTTCAGAAGATCCGATTTACGCTCTTCCTGTGCTAGTTAGTCGAGAGCGGGCACTGGAGCAGAGTATTATAACAGCGGATCAGCCAGGGGATTACTTCTATATTTATGCCCCTCTGACAGAAGAACCGGAGCGGAGTTACACAAATCGTAGTCAACGAGCATCATTAGCAGTGACCTTGGAGGGGTTCTACGATGATTGGGAGTTTAACACGACGATTGGATATCAACGATTCGATGGTAGTCGCGAGGGAAAGAATATCTTTGCAAACGAGACCATTGCCAACCTGTTTTATAATGAAAGTAATAGCTTAGGTCAGGATCCGCTCTACAACCCATTGGATCCAAACCGTGATTCTGTTGCTTTTTTAGCTGCCTTTCGGGATCTGGAAAGCTCCATGGAGAGTAGCGCAAGCACCTGGGATTTCTTTGCCCATTCCCTGTTTCAAAGTCCTTGGGGGCAGCCTTTATCTGTCGGGGCGGGTGCTTTCTTCGGGATAGAGGGTTTTAGGCAAACTCCAGATGACAATGACAAAGAGTTCAACACTCTGGATCAACCGCTTTATACTGGGACATTTACTGAAGAAGGCGAGGGAGATCGAGAAAATCAAGCAGTCTTCGCTGAACTCCTTTGGGGGGCTAGTCAATCCATTGAGGTGGATAGCTCATTCCGCTGGGATCGATATTCTGACATCGGTTCGACATTCAACTATGGAATGGGATCAAAGTGGAGTGTGTTGCCTTTCTTGGGGATCAGGGCGCGCTATGGAACAAGTTTTAGAGCCCCTCCATTACCCTTTATCCATCAAAAGGGAGTTGGTCAGTTTATTACCATTAACGACGATTACTGGTGCCAGGTGGAGCAGCAAAACAATCGCTTTTGCGATCCGGAAGCCCCAAGCAAGACTTTGAAAGTGAATATTCCTCGAAATAAAAATCTAAAACCAGAAACAGGTAGAAACTATATTGCTGGTCTACTTGTTGAACCAACCAAGAGTATCGCTTTACTTGTCGATTACTACCTTTTGAGACTTCAAGATACCTACCAGCAAGATAGCGTACAAAGTATCGTCAACCGTTGGTATGAAGAGAATCCAGGCAGCACCGATGGTGGTGTCATCGATGAAAATGAAATCCTTGTTGATGAAAATGGCGTTATTTCGTCGATCAGCTTGCCCTATCGAAACCTGGGGGAACGTCGTGTTCAAGCTATTGCCGGACGCTTGACTTTTGAAGAACGGTGGGGGCCTTGGGGCATCCGATGGCTCTCAGACTACTTTAGAACCTTAAGTCATAAAATCCGGGAATCTGATGATGGGGACCTCAGAGAGCAAGTGGGCTACTATGATTTTCCAGCTTGGCGAATGAATCATAGATTTACTGGTAATTGGGGCAGACATTCCTTATATCTAGGCGTTCAGGTGATTGCGGCTCAGTCGCAAGACCCTTTATTGGCAAGTGATACATCCCTTGGCACAAGTGTCGGTGACTACAAGGAGTATGATGTTTCCTACCGGCTTGAGTTTCCAGATAGTGGTCACCTTCAGATTGGTGTCAATAACCTCCTCAACACCATAGGAGGCACCAATACTGCCTTTAGTAGTATCGGTGAAGAAGATACCATCTCGACGAGTCTCTACTCTTATGCGGGAAGAAGCGTTTTCTTAAGGTTAACCCAACGTTTTTAATAAGTGCAAGAGTTGGGGCCATCGATCAGGTATGAAATTCTCACGATACCGCTTTGCTGCTTTTGTAGGGCAGGGAAAGTCCAATGACTCACGGTTGCTAGTCCAGCCTCGTCATAGAGACCTGGGGGAAATGCATTGATGATTTTAGGTTGATCAACACGGCCATCGTTGTTGATGGTGAAGCTTACATCAACGAAGCCACTCAATTGATCCTGGACTTCTCCATCGTGAAAGTTGGTCTGCCAATTGAGTGGTCGAATGCTTTCCAATGGTGCAGTTGGACTAGCGCTGCCATGATAGATCGGGCTTTGGCGATTGAACATGAATGCAGTCACTTGATTGTGGTGATTGTAGATAAAGCCTGCCCGTGCTTGTCTGATGGGCATGTCGCTCTGTGGGAATTGCCATTTTTTCAGCGCCGCCTGACTTTGTGTCTGGAGGGTGTCACTTGACCATGCAACAGGAGAAATATTAAAAGGGAGCCCATCTGGACTAATGTTGAAGTCGAAGACATGATAGACGCAGCTGCGATCCGTGCGAACTTGAAAATTTGATTCAAAATCAGGCCATGAAAAATTGACAGAATAGACTCGTTTTGGGGTCAGGTGAGTATCAATTGCATAGTAGTAGAAGTTCTTCTTATGCATGCAAGACGAAAACAGCATGGGCATCAGGGCAAGCCAAATAGTGCGCATTGAGGGCTCCGCTAAGATCTAAGTTTTGTCCTTAGACACGGAGCCGATGCAGATATTGCAAGCGGCTTTAAATTAGGGAGAAGAGCCCGCGTCTCATGGGCTCAAGATATAGTGCTGGCCGTTTTGATCCACCCCGTGAAATAGCTCGTACCCGGGCTCCCATGTAAAGCAAAGGTCTTCACCGTTTCCAAGAGTAACCCCCACTTTGGAGTCCGTCGTGTTGAGAAGCTCCAAAGCCGTCTGATAATCTTCCATGCTGACTTTTACCACTAGAATCTCGGTGACCTGCTCGGCTTCCACAAATTGGCTAATAGTTGGATGGCTTAGAGCCTGGGTCATATCTGCGCTGACATAGTAATTTTGGAACTTCGCGAATACGGTATCTGATCCGCTACCAGAGGCTGATAGCGGCAATATGGCAACTAGTAGCGAAAATAAAAAAGGTTTGAACACACGACCTCCAACTAAAACGATTCAAGTGCCGGCACTTGCTATTGAACCTGGAAATAGTTTTGTCAATATAAATTGGGAATAAATTTTCTTATCCTACCCTATTTATATGGCTCGAACCAGTGTGATGAGAGCTAGCTGCAAGAATTATTGTCTTGATTCAAAGGATAGGCGATGCAAGGTTGAATGCGGCAAGTATATCGAAATGAAGTCCCAAAAAAGATGTTGTATAAACCCAGAATCCTTGGAGATTTATGTTGCAGCCATTATCAGAACTGTTGGACCAAAAGCTTTGGTCAATCCCTGTCTCTGACTATCTCATATCAGCAAGCCTTTTTCTCTCGATTGTAATTCTAGCGCCGATGATCATACGTGCTCTGCTGAATCTGCTGCAGAAGATTGTTCCGGACGAGAGCTTTAAAGATCTCATTCGCAATCGCTCGATTCGATTTTATCGCTGGTTCTACTTTGTGCTCGCAGCAATGCTAGCTACCAATAGCTTTCCATTGCCAGAGCGGGTGCAATTTGTCATTAAC
The sequence above is a segment of the Pseudobacteriovorax antillogorgiicola genome. Coding sequences within it:
- a CDS encoding DUF692 domain-containing protein; the protein is MSFQDFLEDYWGAGLRPQHYDDWSKKKLGCFLEILTDNYLFHQGGPALDHLESLKEIYPLLAHGVGLNIGSVEPFDDAYLKRLKGFLQRFQPKIISDHCCFIGVGQRYAFDLLPLPRNQSSLAIMKKKLDYLQDYLDRRFSIENVSRYISYESDEMGEIEFLVEVSRSTGCGILLDVNNLYVSSRNEGFSWQDELKQLEPSMVTQYHIAGHQDFTDYLFDSHDQIIKTDVWQVLKEAWRAVGSHPVILERDDDAPWSELAENWRPYVQLG
- a CDS encoding putative DNA-binding domain-containing protein — translated: MFSLDDSLKQLKRQQEALVAAIQSDPSEPNHVIEQGLKDAGISLTSQPHRLDIYRSDYYARLVSVAKEGILAPLVRVVEGDELWLLLRDYLIQYPCENSQLDYVYDNFPNYIRSLGENSGLSQLADWVSVTIRYWHLTWALNGHDTRPLYRNQEDLDHVFLRSGCALLEAGHPLPWAKLFGVSDQETCLGLAFARVKDQPGVLPLSIEFNDFAESLLQRASVQVALETLEDQKCSADEVTRVLSAMVSHNLIVESP
- a CDS encoding DUF427 domain-containing protein, giving the protein MKNLVARTVRAYLGHRCLADSTETVKLGGQVYFPPGDVAMRFFTEKHQEHLCIWKGMSHYFDVVIDGESYPELAWKYIETKHEAKQIQDLICFSSKVKVRAGWRWLGRSKLSRR
- a CDS encoding RNA recognition motif domain-containing protein; amino-acid sequence: MSKKVFVGGISWNTDNEGLREAFERFGEVVDAKVITDRETGRSRGFGFVTFAEADAASQAIAEMDGQSLDGRTVKVNEAQDKPRDNRGGGPRGGGNRW
- a CDS encoding TonB-dependent receptor plug domain-containing protein; its protein translation is MVVRTLVRYGIGLIVSIPSSATNAKPPEESAPRLEEPEFIEQLDPERLHVLGSRIKRIDQEQSSPLMVLDRDMLESSGVISLGEIFRKSALLSPRGNFSGDSTRIAAGASRLDILGLGASRTLVLLNGKRLPQVPGEESVNVDNIPLALVERVEILSGGASAVYGADAIAGVVNVVLKKDFTGTEVTGFLSQTEDGGGDELELALSQGLAWGGSSRLVLSLGIRRRSSISKRDRDLAFADDSRQYTVYNPPPGTWSYQPVIDGSEGLEYGNWQTSANCPNSNRVATVPSQPNDVYCAGLRRDIDIELIPEKDEKFLTAQFETSVSDSLSLRAWASYHDSQNQTEQGQFMVISEDPIYALPVLVSRERALEQSIITADQPGDYFYIYAPLTEEPERSYTNRSQRASLAVTLEGFYDDWEFNTTIGYQRFDGSREGKNIFANETIANLFYNESNSLGQDPLYNPLDPNRDSVAFLAAFRDLESSMESSASTWDFFAHSLFQSPWGQPLSVGAGAFFGIEGFRQTPDDNDKEFNTLDQPLYTGTFTEEGEGDRENQAVFAELLWGASQSIEVDSSFRWDRYSDIGSTFNYGMGSKWSVLPFLGIRARYGTSFRAPPLPFIHQKGVGQFITINDDYWCQVEQQNNRFCDPEAPSKTLKVNIPRNKNLKPETGRNYIAGLLVEPTKSIALLVDYYLLRLQDTYQQDSVQSIVNRWYEENPGSTDGGVIDENEILVDENGVISSISLPYRNLGERRVQAIAGRLTFEERWGPWGIRWLSDYFRTLSHKIRESDDGDLREQVGYYDFPAWRMNHRFTGNWGRHSLYLGVQVIAAQSQDPLLASDTSLGTSVGDYKEYDVSYRLEFPDSGHLQIGVNNLLNTIGGTNTAFSSIGEEDTISTSLYSYAGRSVFLRLTQRF
- a CDS encoding energy transducer TonB, which translates into the protein MRTIWLALMPMLFSSCMHKKNFYYYAIDTHLTPKRVYSVNFSWPDFESNFQVRTDRSCVYHVFDFNISPDGLPFNISPVAWSSDTLQTQSQAALKKWQFPQSDMPIRQARAGFIYNHHNQVTAFMFNRQSPIYHGSASPTAPLESIRPLNWQTNFHDGEVQDQLSGFVDVSFTINNDGRVDQPKIINAFPPGLYDEAGLATVSHWTFPALQKQQSGIVRISYLIDGPNSCTY